The following is a genomic window from Methylomarinum vadi.
GCCTTCGCGAGGCATGGCCATTCAATGAATCCTATGATGTCGTCTTGTGATGCAGACTGATTCTGATTAACACCCAGCCCAATAGCATCATATTGACGCCCAAAAAAAGCCCGAGCACCCAATAACCGGTTTCCGGCCAGCCCAGCCATACTGCAAAAGCAAAACAGATGGCGGTTATGCCGGTAAAGAACATCGAGCCCCAGTGAGCCAAGGGGCGCATCATCAGGGCCAGCGAAACCTTACTGATACCTTCGATGACAAAAAATACGGTGATGATTAATGTCAAGGTCAGGCTGCCTTGAGTCGGGTTTTTAATCAGATAATAACCTACCGCAGTTTGCGCGGCCCCGATAAAAAACCACAGGCCGAACCCCGGCATGGTCATCAAGCCAACCGACCTGACGAGCTGAACGATACCGCCCAGCAATAACAGCCAGCCGAGAAAAAGGGTAATGCCGATGGTGGAGACATGAGGCGCGATGACGGCGAGGGTGCCTAGAATCACGAAAATCAGGCCTTCCAGCAGAAAAATTTTCCAATGCTGTTGCAGGAAAGACAGCATGGCCTCCCGCATTTGTTGCAGGTCTATCGGTTTAGGTTTTTCCATTGCACTTTTCTCGGTGGTTGCGCGGTTCGTACCGCTTGCTGCAATTATCCGTGATTATGTGGGTATGATTGCATTTTCTTATCGCTGCCATAAAATACAGTTCGATTCCAATGGGACCGAAGCCGCGGCATCGTAAGGTACGATACGCGCGGTATAGTCCGTTGCGGGACGGCTGCTTGAAACGCTTGCCGTGTATATGTAACCGTTTACCGCGCCCACTAATTCCCGGCTGCGCTGCATCGGCTGGCAGATGGGGAAATCGCCGTTGACGCCCTCGGCATACAGCTCGACCGCCAACCCCTCTATGTTGATATCGTCGGCATAAACCTGAATCTCGAAATAATGCTGGCCGTTCGCGCTTTCAATATGGATCTCGCCGAAGCGAAGATTGTTCCAATGTTGTTTCAGCATCTGGGTCCAGGCAACCAAGCGTTGACCTTCGGCTGCGTTATCGGCTGCACGTCCCAGGTAATTATCCATCATAAGGTTTAAACCACCGGCTTTAGCCGGTCAGCTTTAGCTGCGATAATTTGCCCAAGGAGGTGGCGATGGACTATAGATACGGCAGCCATACGGTTTACCAAATTGAGTATCATTTTGTTTGGGTTACGAAGTATCGTTATAAAGTGCTGAAGGATGAAATAGCCGAACGAGTGAGAGACTTGGTGCGGCAGACATGCGAAGCCTTTGAGATACGGATTATCAAAGGTGTCGTGAGCAAAGATCATGTGCACATTTTGGTGAGTGCGCCGCCGACTATGGCCCCAAGCGAAATCATGAGGCGAATCAAGGGACGAACTTCGAGCTATCTGTTCGAAGAGTTCCCGCACTTGAAAAAGCGATATTGGGGTCGACATTTTTGAGCCCGCGGTTATTTTTGCGCCACAGTGGGGCAAATGACTGATGAGATGATAAAGCAATATTTGGAGCATCACTTTGAACCTAATCCAAACGATAATTTCAAGATGGAGCCCGACTAAGACGCGTCGTTTAGTCGACGCGTATCCGGACTTTCAGTCCGTTATTGGAACCCACCCGCTTGAGCGGGTGGTTGTTTAGTTTGGGCAGCGGGCAGGTAGTACTGTTCAGTATATTCCTGAACGGCCCGGCTGGCCGAAAATTTCGGCGTCAGCCGCGCCATGCTTTCCCTCATGCGGGCGACCCAGGCGGAAGGAATTCCTTGATCGTCCCGGGCATAGAATTCGGGGATTACTTCCTGTTCCAACAGGTCGTACAAGGCTTCGGCCTCGATGGCGTCCCAGGCGGGATCGTCGTTGTGTTCGCGGACGTCGCCCAAGGCCCAGCCGACATCGGGAGAATAGGCTTCGGCCCACCAGCCGTCCAGTTCCGAAAGATTGATGCCGCCGTTGACGAGCACCTTCATGCCGCTGGTGCCGCAGGCTTCCCAGGGACGACGCGGGGTGTTGATCCAGACATCCACGCCCTGGACCAGACGTTCGGTCAGCAGCATGTCGTAATCGCTTAAAAAAATGATGTGTTTGCGTGCCTTCGATTGGCGGATAAAGTGGATCCACTTGCGAATCAGTTCCTGCCCTTGCTGGTCGGCCGGATGCGCCTTGCCGGCCAGAATTAGTTGAACCGGCCTTTGCGGATTGGTCAAGATGCGTAAAAGCCGTTCCGGATCGTGCAACAACAAGGCGGGTCTTTTATAGGTGGCGAAGCGGCGGGCAAAACCCAACGTCAGAAAATTGTGGTCGAGCAAGTTATGGACTTCGTCGACTGCCTCGGCAGGCGCGCCGCCGGCGGCAAGATGTCGGGTCAGCCGTTTGCGGGCATAAATCACCAGGGATTTCCTGGCGGCGGCGCGGAATTCCCACAATTGCGCATCGGGAATAGCGAAGATGTCTTCGGTCAGTGTTTCGCTGGTTCCCGACCAACGATCCTGACCGCACGATTGTGTCCATATTTTATCGGCCATTGGCGAATCCCAGCTGGGCATGTGCACGCCGTTGGTGACGTGACCGACCGGGATATCGGTCTTCGGCCAGCGTGGAAAAAGCGGCTGGAATATGCTGCGGCTGACATTGCCGTGTAACTGGCTGACACCGTTAACGGCGCCGCTGCCACGGATCGCCAGGTAGGCCATGTTGAAGCTTTCCGCCGGATCGTCGGCGTTGTTGCGTCCCAATGCCAGTAATTGCTCCACCGAAATGCCCAACCGTTGCTCGGCATAGTGACCGAGATATTGTTCGATCAAGGCGGGGGGAAAGAGGTCGAAGCCGGCCTTGACTGCGGTATGGGTAGTAAACAAGTTGCCGGCGCGGGTGGCGGCCAAGGCGATCTCGAATGGCTGCCCGGTCTGTTCCATGAACAGCCGGGCGCGCTCCAGCACGGCAAAGGCGGCATGTCCTTCGTTCAAATGGCAGACTTCTGGCTTTATACCCAGTTCGTGAAGCAGGCGCCAGCCGCCGATGCCCAGGATCATTTCCTGTTGCAATCGTTGTTCCAGTCCGCCGCCATATAGCTCGCTGGTGATGCCCTGATGGGCTGGGAAATTAGCCGCGTCGTTACTGTCCAACAGATATAGCACGGTCCGGCCGACTTGGACTTGCCAGGTACGCAACCAGACGGAATAACCGGGCAGCACGATTTTAAGGCGTAGCCATTCGCCGTCAGCTTCGCGCACCGGTGTGATCGGTAACTGTCCCGGATCGTTGTAGGGATAAAAAGCCTGTTGCGAACCGTCCTGGCTGATCAGTTGCCGAAAATAACCTTGTTGATAAAGCAGGCCGACACCGATGATGGGAATGCCCAGGTCGCTGGCGGCTTTCAATTGGTCGCCGGCGACGTTGCCCAGACCTCCAGAGTAAATCGGCAGCGCCTCGCCCAGCATGAACTCCATGCTGAAATAGGCGACACCTGTGAGCGTCGAGTTGGCGTGTTTTTGTTGGAACCAGCCGGGGGCTTCCTTAAATTGCTGTTTACATTTCAATAATTCCGCGATGGTATCGCGAAACTCCGGGTCTGCGGTGACCTCTTCTACCCGGCTGCGGGAGACCGTTTGTAAAATGCCCCAAGGGTTACGGGTGATTTCCCATTGTTCCGGGTCGAGCCGGCGCCATATCTTATCGGCCGCATGGTTCCAGGCGCAGCGCATGTTCAGGGCCAGTTCGACCAGGGAGTCGAAGCCGTCGATATCCATCAGCTGAGGGCGGCAAACGGTATGATTGAGCGGTTGTTCTTGCTTCATGGGTTGCCTCTAATGATGCATTGGGAAGAAAGACCGTGCTTTATGGAAAAGTCTATTCATGATCGTTGTTTTTGCCATGAAAGTGCATGGAATGCCTGAGCCCGGACAAAAAAGACCTGTGCCGCGGCGAGCTATGTTCAAGGCGATGGTAGACCGTCAGTTTCAAACCGTCCTCGATGAATACCCATACCAGGCAATAGGCCCAGATCAGGCCGATGTATTGCCAGGAAATCGGTGTTACATGCCAGCCATAATGAGCGATGAGTACCGCGACCAGTTGAGTGGCGATGATCGTCATCAGCAATAACGGCGCGGGATAAGGGCGGGTCAGGAAAAAATGCCGGCCGCGCGCCACGAACAAGGTCAAATGCCCGGCCACCGCCAGTTTCAGAAAAATGATGGTTTGCAATTGCGCCGTTTCGACGTGAAAGTGGTTCTTGGCAATAATCAGCAACAAGAATGTTTCGATGACTCCTACCATGCCCAATACGGTCGCTACGGTCAAAACCCGCCGCATATCCCAACTTACCGGCGCCGAAGGCAGACGGGTGTTGTCCTTGGCGATGGTCAGGATCGGCAGATCGTTTAGCAGCGCCAACAGAATGATCATCACCGCGGTGATCGGATAAACGTTGTACACCAGGATCGCCGACACCATGAACAGCATGATGCGGATGGTTTCGGTGATGCGATAAATGGCATAGGCGTTCATGCGTTCGAAAATACGCCGCGCTTCCTCGATCGCATGGGTAATGACGCTCAGCCCCGGCGCGGTCAGCACCAGATCGGCCGCGGCCCGGGCCGCGTCGGTCGCGCCGGAGACGGCGATGCCGACATCGGCCTGTTTCAGGGCGGGCGCGTCGTTGACGCCGTCCCCGGTCATGCCGACGAAATGATGGTCGGCTTGCAGGCTTTTGACCAAGCGGTATTTGTGTTCCGGAAACACCTGAGCGAAACCGTCGGCATGTTCGGCGCAGCGGGCGACCGCCTCGACATCGTCCTGGTCTTTACTGCTGCTGATTTGTTCGGCCGGTACGATATTTTGTCCAAGACCTAGCTGGCCGGCGATTTGTTTGGCGATGGCCAGATTGTCGCCCGTCACCATTTTGATCGCGATGCCTTGGCGTTTGGCGGTGGCGATGGTTTCCCTGGCGTCTTCCCGGGGCGGATCGAACAGCGACAGGATGCCCAGGAATTGCCAGCGACCCTCCTGGTCGGTGCGGGCCACGCCCAGGGCGCGATAACCCTTGACGGCAAAGCCGTCGACGACTTCTTCGGCCTGGCGCCGTTGTTGCGGATTGGGTTGGCATAAATCCAGCACGACCTGCGGCGCCCCCTTGCTGACGCGAAACTGCTTTCCGTCGCCGGCTTGAATCAGCGCCTCGGTGCGCTTGCTGACCGGATCGAAAGGAATGAAGTCGGTTTGGGAGTAGGCGGTTAAGACATTTTTGTCGCCGAGCTTGTGCAGGATGGCGCTGTCTATCGCGTCGGGATTTTCCGCTTCGGCCGCCAACGCCGCCGTCAAAATCAGCGTTGTTTCGTCGGCGCCGTTAAATAAGGCCGAATCACCCAGCGTCAGCTTGTTCTGGGTCAAGGTGCCGGTCTTGTCGGAGCAGAGGATGTCCATGCCGGCCAGTTCCTCGATCGACTCCAGACGAGAGACGATGGCTTTAAGCTTGGCCAGCGTCATCGCGCCGACCGCCATCGTCACCGACAAAACCGCCGGCATCGCCACCGGAATCGACGCCACGGTCAGGATCAACGCGAATTGCACCAGTTCCATGATCGGCAGATGCCGTTCCAGGCCGACCAGAACCAGAACGGCGACTAATGCCATGCTCATGAAAATCAGGTAGTCGCCGATGGTTAGCACCGCTTTTTGAAAATGCGAGACCGTTTTTACCGAGCCGACCAGCTTTGCGGTCTTGCCGAAGAAACTATGGGCGCCGGTAGCGACGACGACGCCGGTCATTTCACCTTGTTTAGCGATCGATCCGGAATAAACCAGGTCGCCGGCGCCTTTATCGACCGGCAACGATTCTCCGGTCAAGGCCGACTGGTCGATGCTCAGATAGTCGCCGGACAGCAACACGATATCGGCCGGGACGATATCGCCAAGCCGCAGGCGGACGATATCGCCGGGCACCAATTGCTCGGCCGGGGTGTCGTGCCACTCGCCATCGCGGCGCACCCGGGCGTGCAGCGCCAATTGTTTTTTCAATTGCGCTATCGCATTGCCGGCTTGGTATTCCTGCCAGAAACCGACGACGGCGTTGAACAGCAGCAGCACCAGGATGATGTCGAGGTCTTCGTAGTCACGCACGAAGGCTGACAATACGGCCGCCGCTTCGATCATCCAGGCGATGGGCCCCCAAAAAAAGGAAAGAAATTTCAGCAGCGGATGTTTACGCCGCTCCTGAATGGTATTGAGGCCGTAGAACGTCAGCCGGGCTTGGGCCGCCTGCTGGGAAAGACCGTTTTTCCCGCTTTGCAGATAGTCGAGAAGGTTGTCGACGCCTAGCGAGCGAATTTTTTCGTCGTTCGGTTGCGGAGGAAATTGCTGAAGCTTTTTTTTCATGGGCAGCCTTCTTGGTTATTTTGTAACGCGAGAACGATATTTTTTCATCGCTAGGCCTTGGGGATAATAATAGTCAAAACGCCGTTCTTGTAATCGGATTTCATTGCCGAGGCGTTGACCGGGCCCGGCAGCGTCAGCGAACGATGAAAAGTGCCGGCAAAACGTTCACGGCGTTGAAAATGCTGCCGGCCTTGGCCCGGCTTGCTTTCGTCTTGCTGTTCCGTTTTCACGGTGATCGATAATTGCTCGCCGTCCAAATCGACCGATAACGATGACGTATCGGCCCCTGGAATGTCCATCTTGACGATATACCGATCCGCTTCTTCCTTCAAGTCTAATGCCGGCATCTTGGTCAGGGAGGAAAAGCCTCGATGCAGATGGAAACGGGAGAAGGCATTGCCGAAGGTCCGGTCGATATTCTGCTGCAGCCGTTGGAATTCCTGGTAGGGGTCCCAGGTCTTATTGCCGAAAAAGTCGTCCTGGGGTAATTGGTTGAAAAACGATTCATCATCAATGCCGGCCGGCT
Proteins encoded in this region:
- the glgP gene encoding alpha-glucan family phosphorylase, which produces MKQEQPLNHTVCRPQLMDIDGFDSLVELALNMRCAWNHAADKIWRRLDPEQWEITRNPWGILQTVSRSRVEEVTADPEFRDTIAELLKCKQQFKEAPGWFQQKHANSTLTGVAYFSMEFMLGEALPIYSGGLGNVAGDQLKAASDLGIPIIGVGLLYQQGYFRQLISQDGSQQAFYPYNDPGQLPITPVREADGEWLRLKIVLPGYSVWLRTWQVQVGRTVLYLLDSNDAANFPAHQGITSELYGGGLEQRLQQEMILGIGGWRLLHELGIKPEVCHLNEGHAAFAVLERARLFMEQTGQPFEIALAATRAGNLFTTHTAVKAGFDLFPPALIEQYLGHYAEQRLGISVEQLLALGRNNADDPAESFNMAYLAIRGSGAVNGVSQLHGNVSRSIFQPLFPRWPKTDIPVGHVTNGVHMPSWDSPMADKIWTQSCGQDRWSGTSETLTEDIFAIPDAQLWEFRAAARKSLVIYARKRLTRHLAAGGAPAEAVDEVHNLLDHNFLTLGFARRFATYKRPALLLHDPERLLRILTNPQRPVQLILAGKAHPADQQGQELIRKWIHFIRQSKARKHIIFLSDYDMLLTERLVQGVDVWINTPRRPWEACGTSGMKVLVNGGINLSELDGWWAEAYSPDVGWALGDVREHNDDPAWDAIEAEALYDLLEQEVIPEFYARDDQGIPSAWVARMRESMARLTPKFSASRAVQEYTEQYYLPAAQTKQPPAQAGGFQ
- a CDS encoding Hsp20/alpha crystallin family protein, which codes for MNKSLVMIAGLILFAIIGWQAYMIYTLHHQVQRLSEPAGIDDESFFNQLPQDDFFGNKTWDPYQEFQRLQQNIDRTFGNAFSRFHLHRGFSSLTKMPALDLKEEADRYIVKMDIPGADTSSLSVDLDGEQLSITVKTEQQDESKPGQGRQHFQRRERFAGTFHRSLTLPGPVNASAMKSDYKNGVLTIIIPKA
- a CDS encoding plasma-membrane proton-efflux P-type ATPase, which produces MKKKLQQFPPQPNDEKIRSLGVDNLLDYLQSGKNGLSQQAAQARLTFYGLNTIQERRKHPLLKFLSFFWGPIAWMIEAAAVLSAFVRDYEDLDIILVLLLFNAVVGFWQEYQAGNAIAQLKKQLALHARVRRDGEWHDTPAEQLVPGDIVRLRLGDIVPADIVLLSGDYLSIDQSALTGESLPVDKGAGDLVYSGSIAKQGEMTGVVVATGAHSFFGKTAKLVGSVKTVSHFQKAVLTIGDYLIFMSMALVAVLVLVGLERHLPIMELVQFALILTVASIPVAMPAVLSVTMAVGAMTLAKLKAIVSRLESIEELAGMDILCSDKTGTLTQNKLTLGDSALFNGADETTLILTAALAAEAENPDAIDSAILHKLGDKNVLTAYSQTDFIPFDPVSKRTEALIQAGDGKQFRVSKGAPQVVLDLCQPNPQQRRQAEEVVDGFAVKGYRALGVARTDQEGRWQFLGILSLFDPPREDARETIATAKRQGIAIKMVTGDNLAIAKQIAGQLGLGQNIVPAEQISSSKDQDDVEAVARCAEHADGFAQVFPEHKYRLVKSLQADHHFVGMTGDGVNDAPALKQADVGIAVSGATDAARAAADLVLTAPGLSVITHAIEEARRIFERMNAYAIYRITETIRIMLFMVSAILVYNVYPITAVMIILLALLNDLPILTIAKDNTRLPSAPVSWDMRRVLTVATVLGMVGVIETFLLLIIAKNHFHVETAQLQTIIFLKLAVAGHLTLFVARGRHFFLTRPYPAPLLLMTIIATQLVAVLIAHYGWHVTPISWQYIGLIWAYCLVWVFIEDGLKLTVYHRLEHSSPRHRSFLSGLRHSMHFHGKNNDHE
- a CDS encoding HdeD family acid-resistance protein, which encodes MEKPKPIDLQQMREAMLSFLQQHWKIFLLEGLIFVILGTLAVIAPHVSTIGITLFLGWLLLLGGIVQLVRSVGLMTMPGFGLWFFIGAAQTAVGYYLIKNPTQGSLTLTLIITVFFVIEGISKVSLALMMRPLAHWGSMFFTGITAICFAFAVWLGWPETGYWVLGLFLGVNMMLLGWVLIRISLHHKTTS